In Alkalibaculum bacchi, the DNA window AATACTTTTTAACTCTACATATTCCTTTGACCAGGTATCATTATTTTCATCAAATGCATATGATAGGCCACCCCAACCCACATATTTAGATAATATTTCTTGTTCCCCAGGTGTAGCTAATCTATTATCAGCTTCTAGATTTTTTAAAGTCCTAATAGCTTCTACATTCCATTTATACTTAGTTTTTGCTCCAGCAACTCCTAAATCATCATTAGTGATATGGAAGTTACGCTTTTCTTGATCTGTAGAGATACTAGAAGTTTCTTCATGTTGGTTATCTAAACCATCATTTACAGCTAAATTAATATAAGCTTGATTTTGAATTTGCTCTTTTACCTCTTTATAATATTCTTCAAACTGTCTCTTTTCTTCTAAACTTAAATAGACATCCCTAGATATAAGTTCAGTAATTCGTTTTCCTACTTTTGGCCACTTTAAGGTTAATTCAGCACTAGGATTTACTAAGCTTCCTTTAGACATAGTTATTCCTTTAGAATCATATGATACATTAGAAATAAAATTTTCTTTGTCTGGAGCACCCCACCCCCCTACGCCATATTCTTTTTTTATAAAATCAGCTAGTTCTTTATTTGTTGGATTTTTCATATAGAAATCTACTATTCTAAACTTTCCATGTTCAAATCCTGAACCTCCTATTAAGACATCATCTATTTCCTTTTGAGAAATAGAAAAAGCAGTGGTTTCTTCTACCACTGCTTCAATAGATTCATTTGGAAATAAGCTAATTTGGCTTGGTTCTATGCGTAAATCATTTCCTCGTAAATTACTTCCTCGCACATCGCCTTGATGTTGTTCACTTGTCTGACCCATTCCATCTGATTGTTTTCTTTTAAATTCTCTGTTACTTCGTAAGTCTCCATCATTTGTTTTATTGTTTTCTCTAGTCTCTCGTTCGCTCGTTCGTTGATCTCCACTAGATGTTGTTGAAGTTTCCCCTGTATCGATAGGCTGTTGTACAATACCTTGTTGTTTTTCATTAGGTACATTAGTCTTAGGCTCCCGTATTTCCCTATTGGTTTGGCTTCCGTTGTCTCTAGCTCCATATTGGGCAGAAGATAATCTCCTTCCATTAGGTAAGTCCCTCCCAATTCCTCGAAGCTCGTTTCCTTCACTACTGGAGTGTAAACTCCATTCTCCTCGTAATACTCCTTCTTCCCTATTATTACTCTCTCCATTTTCCTCCTTACCCCTTTCTTTTATATCATCGTTATAGGCTCTATTTTCGATTTCTAGCCCCTTTTCTTCCTCACTCATAGCATAACTTGAGCTAATAGTTTCTTGCAAGTGTTTTTCCTTAATATTTTCATTCTCTTCAAACTCTTTTATCTTATTTGATAAGTCATTACTTAATTGAGTATAGTTTTCCATAGTCTCAGAAACTAATAAACTTAATAATGTAAACATATCAGGATCTGAGCTAGAAAACATTTTTATATAATCAAAATTTATTTCTTGATTTTGATTTTTAAAGTACGTATTAGTATCTAACCCCATTCTTTTCATTATCATATAAGATACAGATTGAATTTCTAAAGTTTTTAATATTTGTAAATCTTGTGTACTTAAATTTATATTTAATAAAGTATTTGCTTTAGTACTTAAAGAGTTTGCATCAATTATTTTTTCTGCATACCTAGAAATTCGATTTTCAAGAGGTAATTCTTTATTTTCTGACAGTATCCCTTTTTCTTCTTCCAATAACTCTAAAACAGGCTTATGAAGCCCCTTATCAAACTCCCATAAATAAACATCACGAGTAGTAAATCTGGTTGTATGTGTATCTGAAATATCAAATACATATTTAGATGTTGGTGGGTTAGTTGTATTATCAACGATTTGAATTCCCTTTGATCCTTTATTTATCCAACGGTTAAATCGTTTATTCCATAAGTCCATACTAGCAACCGCTCTTGCTTCTGGCCTTTGAGCATAAATTAAAAGCTGATTTTGAAAAGAATATTTATTTGTATAACATGCACTATCTAAAAACTGCATCCAACTTATACCACTCTGAACAATATCTTTTGATTTTCTCAGCGAAATACTTTGAATACTATTTATTTTTGTCATTTAAATCACCACATTTCCTTAAAGTAGAGTTTAATCTAAAATCATACCATTCTTATCATATGTTGAAATATCATCAAAAACTATACCCGAATCTATGACTTTATTAATATCGGCATGTAGTCTAATGAATTCCGTTTTAGATTTTCGCTTAGTATTATTATCCATATATTCACAATATAGATATAACCCCTCATAACCTCTTTCTTTTATTAAATCTGTTGTTGTTACAAAACTTTCATATTGCTGTCCCTCAAGGGGTTCTCCTATATTTTCTTTATCATCAGTTAGATACCATTGCCAGGTATAATGTATTAAATCAGGTGT includes these proteins:
- a CDS encoding TnpV protein; its protein translation is MERVIIGKKEYYEENGVYTPVVKETSFEELGGTYLMEGDYLLPNMELETTEAKPIGKYGSLRLMYLMKNNKVLYNSLSIQGKLQQHLVEINERANERLEKTIKQMMETYEVTENLKENNQMEWVRQVNNIKAMCEEVIYEEMIYA